In a single window of the Bacillus clarus genome:
- a CDS encoding helix-turn-helix domain-containing protein, whose product MENIDIGIKVQKYRKEKGLSSKDLAKLAAITPSMLSQLERGLANPSIQTLKLLAKALDVPTFSFFIEETNTDDLIVKSNNRKKMIVGNLSYELLSPDCTGNLATAIMNVPPNTSSSENPLEHKGEEVAVILEGKILLHLNEEQYLLEAGDSVKIPANLKHKWENNFSEIAIILFSVTPPSF is encoded by the coding sequence ATGGAAAATATAGATATTGGAATAAAAGTACAAAAATATAGAAAAGAAAAAGGATTGAGCAGTAAGGATTTAGCAAAATTAGCTGCTATTACACCTTCTATGTTAAGCCAACTTGAGCGAGGATTAGCAAATCCTTCTATACAAACCCTAAAGCTCTTAGCTAAAGCCCTTGATGTTCCAACATTTAGTTTTTTTATCGAAGAAACAAATACAGATGATTTAATCGTAAAATCCAATAACCGTAAGAAAATGATTGTTGGTAATTTATCTTATGAGCTATTATCACCTGATTGCACTGGTAATTTGGCAACAGCGATTATGAATGTTCCTCCAAATACCTCTTCGTCAGAAAATCCTCTGGAACATAAAGGTGAGGAAGTTGCAGTTATTTTGGAAGGAAAAATCTTGTTACATCTAAATGAAGAACAATATTTATTAGAAGCTGGTGATAGTGTAAAAATACCAGCAAATTTGAAACATAAATGGGAAAATAATTTTAGCGAAATTGCAATTATATTATTTTCAGTGACCCCACCTTCATTTTAA
- a CDS encoding ABC transporter ATP-binding protein gives MAEKKQNDLWRLLSYMKPYKRLLSLAFLFLVGATVAEMMGPFLIKQFLDEHLVPRNFEQSALVTLFVVYMSAHLLKVLFTYLNLLYFQNIAFKIVQDMRVEVYDHVQKLSLSFFDRTPIGTLVSRITNDTEAIKDFYVSVLSTFVKNVVFLIGILVAMFLLDVKLALCSVLLIPIMFTIMAMYRRKSSAFYLEVRNQLSILNAKLNESIQGMNIVQVFRQEKRMRKEFEEVNNKHYSAGRRTLKLDALFLRPATDLVHIIAIALVLGLFGIDALKSPVEVGVLYAFVNYIHRFFQPVNEMMMKLSFFQQALVSSSRVFHLMDEKDLAPVQKGNGNPQVVDGEIEFKDVTFSYDGKRDVLKNVSFHVKQGQTVAFVGHTGSGKSTIMNLLMRFYNIKSGNIVIDGVSLEDFEEQEIRRKIGLVLQDAFLFAGNVKQNIRMYNEGITDEEVEEAARFVQANTFIEKLPEQYDTEVVERGATFSSGQRQLIAFARTIATNPKILVLDEATANIDTETEEAIQTALQRMRKGRTTIAIAHRLSTIQDADQIFVMHEGEIVERGTHQELLSKQGLYYNMYLLQNKGSLQKAL, from the coding sequence ATGGCTGAGAAAAAACAAAACGACTTATGGCGATTACTTTCCTATATGAAACCGTATAAAAGGTTATTATCATTGGCATTTTTATTTTTAGTTGGTGCAACTGTGGCAGAAATGATGGGGCCGTTTTTAATCAAACAGTTCCTTGATGAACACTTAGTGCCACGTAATTTTGAACAATCAGCACTTGTAACTTTATTTGTTGTGTATATGAGTGCTCACTTGTTAAAAGTTTTGTTTACGTATTTGAATTTATTATATTTTCAAAATATAGCGTTTAAAATTGTGCAAGACATGCGTGTTGAAGTATATGATCATGTTCAAAAGTTATCGCTAAGTTTCTTTGATCGGACACCAATTGGTACTCTCGTATCGCGAATAACGAATGATACAGAAGCGATAAAAGATTTTTATGTAAGTGTATTATCAACATTTGTGAAAAATGTAGTGTTTTTAATCGGTATTTTAGTGGCGATGTTTTTACTTGATGTGAAATTAGCGCTATGTTCGGTTTTATTAATTCCAATTATGTTTACAATTATGGCTATGTATCGCCGGAAAAGCTCGGCTTTTTATTTAGAAGTTCGTAATCAATTGAGTATTTTAAATGCAAAGTTAAATGAATCAATTCAAGGAATGAATATTGTTCAAGTGTTCAGGCAAGAAAAGAGGATGCGAAAAGAATTTGAAGAAGTGAATAATAAGCATTACAGTGCTGGTCGTCGTACATTAAAATTAGACGCATTATTTTTACGTCCAGCAACAGACCTTGTTCATATTATAGCAATTGCATTAGTTCTTGGATTGTTTGGAATAGACGCTTTGAAGAGCCCGGTTGAAGTTGGGGTGCTATATGCTTTCGTTAATTATATTCATCGTTTCTTCCAACCTGTAAATGAAATGATGATGAAATTATCTTTCTTCCAACAAGCACTTGTTTCATCATCACGTGTATTTCATTTAATGGATGAAAAAGATTTAGCCCCTGTTCAAAAAGGGAATGGAAATCCGCAAGTAGTCGACGGAGAAATTGAGTTTAAAGATGTTACCTTTTCATATGATGGGAAACGTGATGTTTTAAAAAATGTATCTTTCCATGTGAAACAAGGGCAAACGGTTGCTTTTGTTGGGCATACTGGAAGTGGGAAAAGTACTATTATGAATTTGTTAATGAGGTTTTACAATATTAAATCAGGGAATATCGTAATCGATGGTGTGAGTTTAGAGGATTTTGAGGAACAGGAAATTCGAAGGAAAATCGGTTTAGTTCTACAAGATGCATTTTTATTTGCTGGGAATGTGAAGCAAAACATCCGCATGTATAATGAGGGGATTACGGATGAAGAGGTAGAAGAAGCTGCACGTTTTGTGCAAGCGAATACGTTTATTGAGAAGTTACCAGAGCAGTATGATACAGAAGTAGTAGAAAGAGGAGCTACATTTTCAAGTGGTCAAAGGCAGTTGATTGCTTTTGCTAGAACGATAGCGACAAACCCTAAAATATTAGTATTAGATGAAGCAACGGCTAATATTGATACGGAAACAGAAGAAGCAATTCAAACAGCGTTGCAACGAATGAGAAAAGGAAGAACAACGATAGCGATTGCACATAGATTATCTACAATACAAGATGCAGATCAAATATTTGTAATGCATGAAGGGGAAATTGTAGAGAGAGGAACACATCAAGAATTACTTAGTAAACAAGGATTGTATTATAATATGTATTTACTTCAAAATAAAGGAAGCCTTCAAAAAGCCCTGTAG
- a CDS encoding D-serine ammonia-lyase codes for MKEIESKDLQTWKEQYPLLNKLISMEEVFWINPNIEKFETGIKKTTLTQEDVRDAEERLKRFAPYIAKVFPETKEMNGIIESPLVKISSMKQSLEQEYQTTISGELLLKCDSHLPISGSIKARGGIYEVLKHAEDLAIKHNLLTKQDYYSILDSETFRNFFSNYSIVVGSTGNLGVSIGIMSAKLGFNVTVHMSADAKQWKKDLLRSKNVTVIEYKGDYNKAVKEGRKQAAEDPMCYFIDDENSRHLFLGYGVAAARLQKQLEELQITVDKDHPLFVYLPCGVGSGPGGVAFGLKLLYQDYVHIFFAEPTHSPCMLLGLMTGLHEKIAVQDVGIDNVTAADGLAVGRPSGFVGKTMEPFLSGNYTISDEELYILLKQLVDTVGIYLEPSALAGMIGPIKLCKDGMNYLLKHSLTEKMDNGTHIIWGTGGSMVPKELMSQYYQKGLKLALEKPLVMGEVL; via the coding sequence ATGAAGGAGATTGAAAGCAAAGATCTTCAAACTTGGAAAGAGCAATATCCTTTATTAAATAAACTTATTTCGATGGAGGAAGTATTTTGGATCAATCCTAATATCGAAAAGTTTGAAACAGGGATTAAAAAAACTACACTTACTCAAGAGGATGTAAGGGATGCAGAAGAAAGATTGAAACGTTTCGCTCCATATATAGCCAAAGTATTCCCTGAAACAAAAGAAATGAATGGTATCATAGAATCTCCTTTAGTGAAAATTTCTTCCATGAAACAGTCTTTAGAGCAGGAATATCAAACAACTATATCAGGTGAGTTATTACTAAAATGTGATAGTCATCTTCCTATATCAGGATCTATTAAGGCAAGGGGAGGAATTTATGAGGTTCTTAAACATGCCGAGGATTTAGCTATTAAACATAACTTATTAACTAAACAAGATTATTATTCAATTTTAGATAGTGAAACGTTTCGTAATTTCTTTTCAAATTACTCTATTGTGGTAGGGTCAACTGGAAATCTAGGGGTTAGCATTGGTATTATGAGTGCAAAGTTAGGGTTTAATGTGACAGTTCATATGTCTGCAGATGCGAAACAATGGAAAAAAGATTTGCTTCGAAGTAAAAATGTCACGGTTATTGAGTACAAAGGTGATTATAATAAGGCTGTTAAGGAAGGGAGAAAACAAGCGGCTGAGGATCCTATGTGCTATTTTATCGATGATGAAAACTCCCGCCATTTATTTTTAGGATATGGAGTAGCAGCCGCACGTTTACAAAAACAATTAGAAGAGCTGCAAATAACTGTAGATAAGGATCATCCATTATTTGTTTATCTACCGTGTGGAGTAGGTAGTGGCCCGGGCGGAGTAGCATTTGGTTTGAAATTATTGTATCAAGATTATGTCCACATTTTCTTTGCAGAGCCTACTCATTCTCCATGTATGTTACTCGGTTTAATGACTGGACTTCACGAAAAAATCGCTGTACAAGATGTTGGTATAGATAATGTAACAGCTGCAGATGGACTTGCTGTCGGAAGACCATCTGGGTTTGTAGGTAAAACTATGGAACCATTTTTAAGTGGGAATTATACAATTAGTGATGAGGAGTTGTATATATTGTTAAAGCAACTAGTCGATACAGTAGGGATTTATTTAGAGCCTTCTGCATTAGCAGGTATGATTGGACCGATTAAATTATGTAAAGATGGAATGAATTATTTACTGAAGCACAGTTTAACAGAAAAAATGGACAATGGTACACATATTATTTGGGGAACAGGTGGAAGCATGGTTCCTAAAGAATTGATGTCACAATATTATCAAAAAGGATTGAAATTAGCACTAGAGAAACCGCTCGTAATGGGGGAAGTTTTGTAA
- a CDS encoding N-acetylmuramoyl-L-alanine amidase family protein, translated as MGPNGTREKDITLKTAKNIQKKLEEKGMTVILTREDDTFVSLKNRVAIAQNKSADLFLSIHYDGFTTSDVNGVTIHYNKSLKEWILAKMIHVSFLSRFTLSAKI; from the coding sequence ATTGGACCAAATGGAACGAGAGAAAAAGATATAACTCTCAAAACAGCTAAAAACATTCAAAAAAAACTTGAGGAAAAAGGAATGACTGTAATTTTAACACGTGAAGATGACACGTTTGTATCATTAAAAAATCGCGTAGCTATTGCTCAAAATAAATCAGCTGATCTCTTTCTTAGTATTCATTATGACGGTTTCACAACAAGTGATGTAAATGGAGTAACAATTCATTATAATAAATCGCTTAAAGAATGGATATTAGCGAAAATGATACATGTCAGCTTTTTGAGCAGGTTTACCTTATCAGCTAAAATATAA
- the hblC gene encoding hemolytic enterotoxin HBL lytic component L2, producing MKNKIIKGFLITSIVTGATIPINTLATPIVQAETQQENTDISSSLRKLGAQSKLIQTYIDQSLMSPNVQLEEVPALNTNQFLIKQDMKEWSSELYPQLILLNSKSKGFVTKFNSYYPTLKSFVDNKEDREGFLDRLEVLQEMAMTNQENAQRQINELTDLKLQLDKKLKDFDTDVATAQGILSTDGTGKIDQLKNEILNTKKAIQNDLQQIALIPGALNEQGFAIFKEVYSLSKEIIEPAAQAGMAAYNKGKEINNSILEAETKAAQEAKEQGKTALEIESAKKAAREAIEKSKQGEIAAAAAAKTQEYDLMKAIDTEKIKKTFGVFAEVNKLTAEQRAYLDDLEKQNQKIYDLTTKLSIADLQKSMLLLTQNDLHTFANQVDVELDLLKRYKEDLDLIKNSITKLSTNVDTTNQQSQKDTLRQLKNVISYLEEQVYKF from the coding sequence ATGAAAAATAAAATAATTAAAGGATTTTTAATAACATCAATTGTTACTGGGGCGACTATTCCTATCAATACTCTCGCAACGCCAATCGTTCAGGCAGAAACGCAACAAGAGAACACGGATATTTCCTCATCATTACGAAAATTAGGTGCACAATCTAAATTAATCCAAACATATATAGATCAATCTTTAATGAGTCCTAATGTACAGCTAGAGGAAGTCCCAGCTTTAAATACAAATCAATTCCTAATCAAACAAGATATGAAGGAATGGTCATCGGAACTCTATCCACAGTTAATTCTATTAAATTCAAAAAGTAAAGGATTTGTAACGAAATTTAATAGCTATTACCCGACATTAAAATCGTTTGTAGACAATAAAGAAGATAGAGAAGGGTTTTTGGATAGACTTGAAGTTCTTCAAGAAATGGCTATGACGAATCAAGAAAACGCGCAAAGACAAATTAATGAATTAACAGATCTTAAATTACAGCTTGATAAAAAATTAAAAGATTTCGATACTGATGTGGCAACTGCGCAAGGCATACTAAGTACAGATGGAACAGGAAAAATAGATCAGTTAAAAAATGAAATATTAAATACCAAAAAAGCAATTCAAAATGATTTACAACAAATTGCATTAATACCAGGGGCTTTAAATGAACAGGGATTTGCTATATTCAAAGAAGTTTATAGTCTTTCAAAAGAAATTATTGAACCGGCTGCTCAAGCAGGGATGGCAGCGTATAACAAAGGAAAAGAAATTAATAACTCTATTTTAGAAGCAGAGACAAAAGCAGCGCAAGAAGCGAAAGAACAAGGTAAAACTGCTCTAGAGATTGAATCGGCCAAAAAAGCAGCTCGTGAAGCAATTGAGAAAAGCAAACAAGGTGAAATAGCTGCAGCTGCAGCCGCAAAAACGCAAGAGTATGACCTGATGAAAGCCATTGATACTGAAAAGATTAAAAAAACATTTGGTGTCTTCGCTGAAGTAAATAAATTAACAGCAGAGCAGCGAGCATATTTAGATGACTTAGAGAAACAAAACCAAAAAATATATGATTTAACAACGAAACTATCAATAGCAGATTTACAAAAATCAATGCTTCTTCTTACGCAAAATGATTTGCATACGTTTGCAAATCAAGTAGATGTAGAACTTGACTTACTAAAGCGCTATAAAGAAGATTTGGACCTAATAAAAAATAGCATTACAAAATTATCTACTAATGTTGATACAACTAACCAGCAGTCTCAAAAAGATACATTAAGACAATTAAAAAATGTAATAAGTTACCTTGAAGAACAGGTATATAAATTTTAA
- the hblD gene encoding hemolytic enterotoxin HBL lytic component L1, translated as MKKFPFKVLTLATLATVITATTGNTIHAFAQETTAQEQKVGNYALGPEGLKKALAETGSHILVMDLYAKTMIKQPNVNLSNIDLGSEGGELLKNIHLNQELSRINANYWLDTAKPQIQKTARNIVNYDEQFQNYYDTLVDTVQKKDKAGLKEGINDLITTINTNSKEVTDVIKMLQDFKGKLYQNSTDFKNNVGGPDGKGGITAILAGQQATIPQLQAEIEQLRSTQKKHFDDVLAWSIGGGLGAAILVIAAIGGAVVIVVTGGTATPAVIGGLSALGAAGIGLGTAAGVTASKHMDSYNEISNKIGELSMKADRANQAVISLTNAKDTLSYLYQTVDQAILSLTNIQKQWNTMGANYTDLLDNIDSMQEHKFSLIPDDLKAAKQSWNDIHKDAEFISKDIAFTQEKTN; from the coding sequence ATGAAAAAATTTCCATTTAAAGTGTTGACTTTGGCCACTCTGGCAACGGTTATAACTGCTACTACCGGTAACACTATTCATGCATTTGCACAAGAAACGACCGCTCAAGAACAAAAAGTAGGCAATTATGCATTAGGGCCTGAAGGACTGAAGAAAGCATTGGCTGAAACAGGGTCTCATATTCTTGTAATGGATTTGTACGCAAAAACAATGATTAAGCAACCGAATGTAAATTTATCTAATATCGATTTAGGTTCAGAAGGGGGAGAGTTGCTCAAAAATATTCACCTTAATCAAGAACTGTCACGAATCAATGCGAATTATTGGTTAGATACAGCAAAACCGCAGATTCAAAAAACAGCTCGTAATATTGTAAATTACGATGAACAATTTCAAAATTATTACGACACATTAGTAGATACTGTACAAAAGAAAGATAAGGCAGGTCTAAAAGAGGGCATAAATGATTTAATTACTACAATCAATACAAATTCAAAAGAAGTTACAGATGTAATTAAGATGCTACAAGACTTCAAAGGGAAACTATATCAAAATTCTACAGATTTTAAAAATAATGTTGGTGGTCCAGATGGAAAAGGTGGAATAACTGCAATATTAGCAGGTCAACAGGCAACAATTCCGCAACTTCAAGCTGAAATTGAGCAACTTCGTTCTACTCAGAAAAAACATTTTGATGATGTATTAGCATGGTCAATTGGTGGTGGATTGGGAGCAGCTATTTTAGTTATTGCAGCTATTGGAGGAGCGGTAGTAATTGTTGTAACTGGCGGTACAGCAACACCGGCTGTTATTGGTGGACTTTCGGCTCTTGGTGCAGCTGGTATTGGTCTAGGAACAGCGGCTGGTGTCACGGCATCTAAGCATATGGACTCCTATAACGAAATTTCTAACAAAATTGGAGAATTAAGTATGAAAGCTGATCGTGCTAATCAAGCAGTTATTTCGCTTACTAACGCGAAAGACACATTGTCATATCTATATCAGACTGTGGATCAAGCAATATTGTCTCTAACAAATATTCAAAAGCAATGGAATACAATGGGCGCAAATTATACAGATTTACTTGATAATATCGATTCTATGCAAGAACACAAATTCTCTTTAATACCGGATGATTTAAAGGCTGCTAAACAAAGTTGGAATGATATTCATAAAGATGCAGAATTCATTTCAAAAGACATCGCTTTTACACAAGAAAAAACGAACTAA
- a CDS encoding sensor histidine kinase, which yields MKLRNQLLLMNLLSTSIMLISIWYSERRMLLRPEQTKLLIVIVMVAMIVSTIIYWLMTRPIMRSIQNLIALTQQFSDRRFGTMYIIGKEPEEFKELAKAFQQMAKKLEESFAKLEKGEKARTELIANISHDLRTPMASIQLMIEALQDDLVEDPNMRMQYLTTILNEIQRLSGLINNLFELSKLELGQEAFHPSLTHVDSILLRVLDSHSILLKEKDIHLQLYVSDSLPRLWIMPCKIARVISNLLHNAIRHSPTFGTIELIIEEDKQKQRVQFILRDEGEGISINNQLRIFERFFRTDPSRSSQSGGSGLGLAIAKSLVEIHKGEIGVRNRPDGKQGCEFWFTLPITSEKK from the coding sequence ATGAAACTACGTAATCAATTGTTATTAATGAATCTATTAAGTACAAGTATCATGTTAATTTCTATCTGGTATAGTGAAAGACGAATGTTACTTAGACCGGAACAAACAAAGCTATTAATAGTAATTGTGATGGTAGCAATGATTGTTTCAACGATTATTTACTGGTTAATGACACGTCCTATTATGAGATCTATTCAAAATTTAATTGCATTAACTCAACAATTTAGTGATAGGCGATTTGGGACGATGTATATAATAGGAAAAGAACCGGAAGAATTTAAAGAATTAGCGAAAGCTTTTCAACAAATGGCTAAAAAATTGGAAGAAAGCTTTGCTAAATTAGAAAAAGGAGAAAAAGCACGTACAGAGCTGATAGCAAATATTTCTCATGACTTACGGACTCCTATGGCTAGCATACAATTGATGATAGAAGCGTTACAAGATGATTTAGTTGAGGATCCTAACATGAGAATGCAGTACTTAACGACAATCTTAAACGAAATACAAAGATTAAGCGGATTAATTAATAATTTATTTGAGCTTTCTAAGTTAGAACTTGGACAAGAAGCATTTCATCCAAGTTTAACACATGTAGATAGTATTCTATTAAGAGTACTAGATTCTCATTCTATTTTATTGAAGGAAAAAGATATCCATTTGCAATTGTACGTTTCAGATTCATTGCCACGACTTTGGATTATGCCATGTAAAATAGCTCGGGTTATTAGTAATTTGTTACATAATGCAATTCGGCATTCTCCTACGTTTGGAACAATCGAGTTGATTATAGAGGAAGATAAGCAAAAACAGCGAGTTCAATTCATTTTGCGTGATGAAGGTGAGGGGATTTCTATAAATAATCAATTACGCATATTTGAACGTTTTTTTAGAACGGATCCATCAAGAAGTTCACAATCTGGAGGGTCTGGACTCGGATTAGCCATTGCAAAATCGCTAGTTGAAATACACAAGGGAGAAATTGGTGTTCGGAATCGTCCGGATGGGAAACAGGGGTGTGAATTTTGGTTTACTCTTCCCATTACATCAGAAAAGAAATGA
- a CDS encoding response regulator transcription factor: MKKRIVIIEDEDNIREICRQYLEREGYEVYTAVNGIEGWNLFQQYQPDIIILDLMMPKKDGWELCEEIRQHSNVPIIMLTARGEERDRILGLTMGADDYVTKPFSPRELVLRVQIILRRGNHATVQTQEPVSEMIEFLNLKICPTKRRVFVCEHEIELTVKEFEVLYLMAKHPKQVFSRSQLLEKVWGFEYEGCTNAVTVLMSRLREKLEKHATKDRWIHTVWGIGYRFDPKEGNEA; the protein is encoded by the coding sequence ATGAAAAAAAGAATTGTAATTATAGAAGATGAAGATAATATCCGGGAAATATGCAGGCAGTACTTAGAAAGAGAAGGATATGAAGTATATACCGCTGTAAACGGAATAGAAGGTTGGAACTTATTTCAACAATATCAACCAGATATCATTATTTTAGATTTGATGATGCCGAAAAAAGATGGTTGGGAATTATGTGAGGAAATTCGCCAACACTCTAATGTTCCTATTATTATGTTAACCGCTAGGGGAGAAGAAAGAGATCGAATTTTGGGATTAACAATGGGTGCGGATGATTATGTAACAAAGCCGTTCTCACCTCGTGAATTAGTATTAAGGGTACAAATTATTTTAAGACGAGGAAATCATGCAACAGTACAAACACAAGAACCAGTATCGGAAATGATCGAGTTTTTAAATTTGAAGATTTGTCCAACGAAAAGGCGTGTATTTGTTTGTGAACATGAAATTGAACTAACAGTGAAAGAATTTGAGGTGCTTTATTTAATGGCAAAACATCCAAAACAAGTATTTTCACGCTCTCAACTTCTTGAAAAAGTTTGGGGGTTTGAATATGAAGGATGTACAAATGCGGTAACTGTGTTAATGAGTCGTTTACGTGAAAAATTGGAGAAGCATGCAACAAAAGACCGTTGGATTCATACAGTTTGGGGAATTGGCTATCGTTTTGATCCGAAGGAAGGAAATGAAGCATGA